From Nicotiana tabacum cultivar K326 chromosome 22, ASM71507v2, whole genome shotgun sequence, one genomic window encodes:
- the LOC107820020 gene encoding dirigent protein 25-like isoform X2, whose amino-acid sequence MATHKCIKPFQLKFIISSLLILALTITFATAGRILDEEVSTTTVAPEDPDPTQAPVSGATAGTGAAAGVTDPAAPAAAAGVGAAAAGGVGAGDDHTFSFFMHDILGGSNPSAIAVTGIVTNPATSGQVPFAKPNGAVLAVDNGVPTNNANSGIISNNNVPFLTGLSGITSNVINQNNGNNIIGGGYGLPAINLQQLGSGISFQKLMFGTLTVFDDELTEGHELNSGLIGKAQGFYVASSEDGLSQTMAFTVMFKSGSYADSLSFFGVHRMGVSESHLAVMAGTGKYVNAKGFATVKTFPATNQIQETDGVQTVLLITVYLAY is encoded by the exons ATGGCAACTCACAAATGCATCAAGCCTTTTCAACTCAAATTCATCATCTCATCCTTACTCATTCTAGCTCTTACAATAACATTTGCCACAGCAGGTCGAATCCTTGACGAGGAAGTGTCTACCACGACTGTAGCACCAGAAGATCCTGATCCAACCCAGGCACCAGTTTCTGGCGCAACTGCGGGTACTGGTGCAGCTGCTGGGGTTACAG ATCCCGCAGCACCTGCTGCTGCAGCAGGAGTTGGTGCTGCAGCAGCAGGCGGAGTTGGTGCTGGAGATGATCACACATTTTCCTTCTTCATGCACGATATACTTGGAGGATCAAATCCTTCAGCTATAGCAGTTACTGGAATTGTAACTAACCCTGCAACAAGCGGTCAAGTTCCGTTCGCGAAGCCTAACGGTGCAGTTTTAGCAGTAGACAATGGTGTCCCTACTAACAATGCCAACAGCGGAATTATCAGCAACAACAACGTCCCTTTCCTTACTGGCCTTAGCGGAATTACGTCAAACGTTATTAATCAAAACAACGGAAACAATATCATCGGTGGAGGTTACGGTTTACCAGCAATAAATTTGCAGCAATTAGGATCAGGAATTAGTTTCCAGAAGCTGATGTTTGGGACATTGACAGTATTTGATGATGAATTAACCGAAGGACACGAGCTTAATTCGGGGTTAATTGGGAAAGCACAAGGATTTTATGTTGCTAGTTCAGAAGATGGGTTGAGTCAGACTATGGCATTTACTGTGATGTTTAAGAGTGGAAGTTATGCTGATAGCCTTAGTTTCTTTGGTGTTCACAGAATGGGAGTTTCAGAATCACATCTTGCTGTTATGGCTGGTACTGGAAAGTATGTAAATGCTAAGGGATTTGCTACTGTTAAGACTTTTCCAGCTACAAACCAGATTCAAGAGACAGATGGTGTACAAACTGTGCTGCTTATTACTGTGTATCTTGCTTATTAG
- the LOC107820020 gene encoding dirigent protein 25-like isoform X1, with amino-acid sequence MATHKCIKPFQLKFIISSLLILALTITFATAGRILDEEVSTTTVAPEDPDPTQAPVSGATAGTGAAAGVTADPAAPAAAAGVGAAAAGGVGAGDDHTFSFFMHDILGGSNPSAIAVTGIVTNPATSGQVPFAKPNGAVLAVDNGVPTNNANSGIISNNNVPFLTGLSGITSNVINQNNGNNIIGGGYGLPAINLQQLGSGISFQKLMFGTLTVFDDELTEGHELNSGLIGKAQGFYVASSEDGLSQTMAFTVMFKSGSYADSLSFFGVHRMGVSESHLAVMAGTGKYVNAKGFATVKTFPATNQIQETDGVQTVLLITVYLAY; translated from the exons ATGGCAACTCACAAATGCATCAAGCCTTTTCAACTCAAATTCATCATCTCATCCTTACTCATTCTAGCTCTTACAATAACATTTGCCACAGCAGGTCGAATCCTTGACGAGGAAGTGTCTACCACGACTGTAGCACCAGAAGATCCTGATCCAACCCAGGCACCAGTTTCTGGCGCAACTGCGGGTACTGGTGCAGCTGCTGGGGTTACAG CAGATCCCGCAGCACCTGCTGCTGCAGCAGGAGTTGGTGCTGCAGCAGCAGGCGGAGTTGGTGCTGGAGATGATCACACATTTTCCTTCTTCATGCACGATATACTTGGAGGATCAAATCCTTCAGCTATAGCAGTTACTGGAATTGTAACTAACCCTGCAACAAGCGGTCAAGTTCCGTTCGCGAAGCCTAACGGTGCAGTTTTAGCAGTAGACAATGGTGTCCCTACTAACAATGCCAACAGCGGAATTATCAGCAACAACAACGTCCCTTTCCTTACTGGCCTTAGCGGAATTACGTCAAACGTTATTAATCAAAACAACGGAAACAATATCATCGGTGGAGGTTACGGTTTACCAGCAATAAATTTGCAGCAATTAGGATCAGGAATTAGTTTCCAGAAGCTGATGTTTGGGACATTGACAGTATTTGATGATGAATTAACCGAAGGACACGAGCTTAATTCGGGGTTAATTGGGAAAGCACAAGGATTTTATGTTGCTAGTTCAGAAGATGGGTTGAGTCAGACTATGGCATTTACTGTGATGTTTAAGAGTGGAAGTTATGCTGATAGCCTTAGTTTCTTTGGTGTTCACAGAATGGGAGTTTCAGAATCACATCTTGCTGTTATGGCTGGTACTGGAAAGTATGTAAATGCTAAGGGATTTGCTACTGTTAAGACTTTTCCAGCTACAAACCAGATTCAAGAGACAGATGGTGTACAAACTGTGCTGCTTATTACTGTGTATCTTGCTTATTAG
- the LOC107820019 gene encoding protein POLLENLESS 3 translates to MWRNNESDHMTQATRGFLTPPPKWRSPASEKNQRRPTHAQSAKPDLFHVIHKVPAGDSPYVRAKHVQLIDKDPSKAISLFWAAINSGDRVDSALKDMAVVMKQLNRSDEAIEAIKSFRHLCPSESQESIDNILIELYKRSGRIEEEIKLLELKLKSIEEGIAFGGKKTKIARSQGKKVQITIEKEYSRLLGNLAWSHMQLNNFKLAEEYYRKALSLEPDKNKQSNLAICLMHMNKITEAKFLIQSIKASDRRQMDDSCIKSLERATQMLAELESHGTWNSKEHEKMLGSSTSDGHNRRGNKSTYPSPFSASGHPKDFFTQPRRFSCSLNDGSWFKKDTVNACSRRLLFEQTTNNENVQSVANHNFNNLISADEMSKGASLVRGQEFSKSSRNGANMKSESDLQPLCYKQKQNFPENDGSEKISPAESSADNSSARKFSEDGGKDCQSSTFTFRDVVTLTDTTEHLESTNMKPLDLATCKSKKSWADMVEEDELDLQFYETPSKYADGNENVDSNIINLSQNIESLCLSEGYHTQPGREVRRSLCFEQNDRKENCSSKFQGKELKCGSLNSLPPIGDIANHTPVELLRRNRLQVFRDITPESPKP, encoded by the exons ATGTGGAGGAATAACGAGAGTGATCATATGACTCAGGCAACAAGGGGTTTCTTGACCCCACCGCCGAAATGGAGATCGCCGGCGTCGGAAAAGAACCAAAGGAGGCCAACTCATGCACAGAGTGCTAAACCTGATCTTTTTCATGTTATTCATAAAGTTCCTGCTGGTGATTCTCCTTATGTCAGAGCCAAACATGTTCAA TTAATTGATAAGGATCCAAGCAAGGCAATATCTCTGTTCTGGGCAGCAATAAATTCTGGTGACCGAGTTGATAGTGCCCTGAAAGACATGGCAGTTGTGATGAAACAGTTGAATCGTTCAGACGAGGCAATCGAAGCAATAAAGTCATTTCGACATCTTTGTCCCTCTGAGTCACAGGAGTCTATTGACAATATCTTGATTGAACTCTACAAG AGATCTGGTAGGATCGAAGAAGAGATTAAATTACTTGAATTGAAATTGAAGAGCATCGAAGAAGGCATAGCTTTTGGTGGGAAGAAGACTAAGATTGCTAGATCTCAAGGAAAAAAAGTTCAAATCACAATTGAAAAGGAGTACTCGAG ATTGTTAGGGAACTTGGCATGGTCACATATGCAACTGAATAACTTTAAATTGGCAGAAGAGTACTATAG AAAAGCACTCTCTCTCGAACCGGATAAGAACAAGCAAAGTAATCTGGCAATCTGTTTGATGCATATGAACAAGATTACAGAAGCTAAGTTTCTGATTCAAAGCATAAAAGCTTCAGATAGAAGGCAGATGGATGACTCATGCATCAAGTCCTTGGAGCGTGCCACTCAAATGCTAGCTGAGTTAGAATCACATGGCACTTGGAACTCTAAGGAACACGAGAAAATGCTAGGATCGTCCACATCAGATGGACATAATCGCAGGGGAAACAAGAGCACATATCCATCTCCATTTTCTGCTTCCGGACATCCAAAGGACTTTTTTACGCAACCTAGAAGATTTTCATGTTCACTCAATGACGGCAGTTGGTTCAAGAAGGATACTGTTAATGCTTGTAGTCGAAGACTGTTATTTGAGCAAACAACAAATAATGAGAATGTGCAGTCAGTGGCAAACCATAACTTCAACAATCTCATTTCTGCTGATGAGATGAGCAAAGGAGCGTCCCTTGTACGTGGACAAGAGTTCTCTAAGTCATCCAGAAATGGTGCTAACATGAAAAGTGAATCTGATTTGCAGCCACTTTGCTACAAACAGAAACAGAACTTTCCAGAAAATGATGGATCAGAAAAAATTTCTCCCGCAGAATCATCGGCTGATAATTCAAGTGCAAGAAAATTTTCTGAAGATGGGGGTAAAGATTGTCAGAGTTCCACTTTCACTTTTAGAGATGTGGTGACATTAACGGATACCACTGAACACTTAGAGAGTACAAACATGAAACCTTTAGACTTGGCCACATGTAAAAGCAAGAAGAGTTGGGCTGATATGGTGGAAGAGGACGAACTAGATTTGCAGTTCTATGAAACTCCAAGCAAATATGCCGATGGCAATGAGAATGTCGATTCCAATATTATTAATCTTAGCCAAAACATTGAGTCGTTGTGTCTGAGTGAAGGATATCATACACAACCTGGACGAGAAGTGAGGCGTTCCTTGTGCTTTGAACAGAATGACAGAAAAGAAAATTGTTCATCTAAATTCCAGGGGAAAGAGCTGAAATGTGGAAGCTTGAACTCTTTGCCACCTATAGGAGATATTGCTAATCACACTCCAGTCGAGTTATTGCGGAGGAACAGATTGCAAGTATTCAGAGATATAACTCCTGAAAGTCCTAAGCCTTGA
- the LOC107790392 gene encoding transcription factor MYB48-like: protein MVQEEITRKGPWTEQEDLQLVFYVKMFGDRRWDFLAKVSDLKRTGKSCRLRWVNYLNPALKRGKMTPQEEHLVLQLHSKYGNRWSKIAGKLPGRTDNEIKNYWRTHMRKQAQDERNKNKASISPSSSFSNSSSSSANSPTVDSTPDNEQNERNSNDGLEHLQLAAGENKVHDHESGEKNMMVYSLDEIWKDVESSQDTDQTMNKLPVMASPLWDYCPDSLWMTDYYYDNQDISFFRG from the exons atggtaCAAGAGGAAATAACAAGAAAAGGTCCATGGACAGAACAAGAAGATCTTCAGCTAGTATTTTATGTGAAAATGTTTGGTGATCGCCGCTGGGATTTTCTGGCGAAAGTTTCAG ATTTGAAAAGAACTGGAAAGAGTTGCAGATTACGCTGGGTTAATTACTTGAATCCTGCTCTCAAACGTGGCAAGATGACCCCTCAAGAAGAGCACCTTGTTCTTCAACTCCACTCCAAATATGGAAATAG GTGGTCGAAAATTGCTGGGAAATTGCCGGGACGAACTGATAACGAAATCAAGAATTACTGGAGAACCCACATGAGGAAACAAGCTCAAGATGAGAGGAATAAGAATAAGGCTTCTATTTCTCCATCTTCATCCTTCTCCAACTCTTCGTCTTCCTCTGCCAACAGTCCTACCGTGGACTCCACGCCCGACAATGAACAAAACGAAAGAAATTCTAACGATGGGCTCGAGCACTTGCAATTAGCTGCTGGAGAAAATAAAGTACATGATCATGAATCAGGGGAGAAAAATATGATGGTCTATTCCTTAGATGAAATCTGGAAAGATGTGGAATCATCACAAGATACTGATCAAACGATGAATAAATTACCAGTTATGGCATCACCTCTATGGGATTATTGCCCAGATTCACTATGGATGACTGATTATTACTATGACAATCAAGATATCTCATTTTTCAGAGGCTAA
- the LOC107820018 gene encoding aquaporin TIP1-2-like — translation MPISKISLGNLAEASQPDALKAALAEFISMLIFVFAGEGSGMAFGKLTNGGAATPAGLISAAIAHAFALFVAVSVGANISGGHVNPAVTFGAFVGGHITLFRSVLYWIAQLLGSVVACVLLKFATGGLETSAFALSTGVTPWNAVVFEIVMTFGLVYTVYATAIDPKRGNLGIIAPIAIGFIVGANILAGGAFDGASMNPAVSFGPAVVSWTWNSHWVYWLGPFVGAAIAALVYEIIFIGDNTHEQLPTADY, via the exons ATGCCGATTTCAAAAATTTCCCTCGGAAATTTAGCAGAGGCTAGTCAGCCTGATGCTCTCAAGGCTGCACTAGCTGAGTTCATTTCAAtgctcatttttgtttttgccgGTGAAGGCTCTGGCATGGCCTTCG GTAAACTAACAAATGGCGGAGCAGCCACGCCTGCTGGATTGATTTCGGcggctatagcccatgcctttgcACTTTTTGTGGCAGTTTCAGTAGGAGCAAATATTTCTGGAGGTCACGTAAATCCTGCGGTTACATTCGGTGCTTTCGTGGGAGGTCACATTACCCTTTTCAGAAGTGTTTTGTATTGGATTGCCCAATTGCTTGGATCTGTCGTCGCTTGCGTGCTCCTCAAGTTTGCTACTGGTGGATTG GAAACATCAGCATTCGCACTCTCGACAGGAGTTACCCCATGGAACGCAGTTGTTTTTGAGATAGTGATGACCTTCGGGCTTGTTTACACCGTTTACGCAACTGCAATTGATCCTAAGAGGGGCAATTTGGGAATTATTGCCCCAATTGCAATTGGTTTCATTGTAGGTGCGAACATTTTGGCTGGTGGAGCCTTTGATGGTGCATCAATGAATCCTGCTGTGTCATTTGGTCCAGCAGTGGTTAGCTGGACATGGAACAGCCACTGGGTCTACTGGCTCGGACCATTTGTTGGTGCTGCCATTGCTGCTTTGgtttatgaaattattttcatTGGTGACAACACTCACGAGCAGCTCCCCACCGCTGATTACTAA